Below is a window of Lacibacter sp. H407 DNA.
GCGCAACATGGAGCGATGCTGTGAATATTACCAAGCAGACACATCGGCCAATGCAACCAACTGCCAATGCTGATTATAATTTCAAAGATGACTGGAGAAGTTATGCCAACACGCCCGGTCATGCGATGCAGTTCAGCACAGGTGTGTACAAAGGAAGGATTTTTGTTGCGGCCAACCACTCTGCAGGAGAACCTTTGAAACAGGCAGAAGATTACAAAGCGCATGGTTTTTATACCGATGATCATGGTAAAACATTTCAACTGAGTGAAACCGTTGAACGTGTTGGAGGTAACGAAGCAATGGCGACAGAAATTTCTGGCAACCGTTTAATGATGAATATCCGCAATCAGAAAGGTGATGTGCGTGCAAGATTAATTGCTATCAGCAATGATGGTGGTGCCAAGTGGGATAGTGTCTATTTCGATAACAACTTACCCGACCCTGTTTGCCAGGGAAGTATTTTAACTGTTGGTAAGAAGAAAGGCAAACATATTGTAGCGTTCTGCAATGCAGCCGATACAAAAAGCAGGGATAATCTTACACTTCGTATCAGTTATGATGATGGTTTTACCTGGAAGAAAAGTATCGTCATCGATTCAACCGGTAAAAGAGATAATGCAGCTTACTCAGATATCGTACGCATTTCTAAAAAGAAGATCGGCGTTTTCTACGAAAAAGATAATTATGCAAAGATCATTTTCACGGTTGTAAAGTGGAACTGATAATTCTATTGAACTAATACAGAGATATGGCTTACACAACAAACGATTTAATTGCG
It encodes the following:
- a CDS encoding sialidase family protein; the encoded protein is MKRLCFSVFVLLITTTIVFAQTAPVTVFESGKDGHKSYRIPAIVTLKNGTLLAFAEGRVNNAGDFGDINIVLKRSTDDGKTWSAIQTVVNYDNLQAGNPAPVVDLTDPMYPQGRVFLFYNTGNNHEGEVRKGKGLREVWYKTSTDGGATWSDAVNITKQTHRPMQPTANADYNFKDDWRSYANTPGHAMQFSTGVYKGRIFVAANHSAGEPLKQAEDYKAHGFYTDDHGKTFQLSETVERVGGNEAMATEISGNRLMMNIRNQKGDVRARLIAISNDGGAKWDSVYFDNNLPDPVCQGSILTVGKKKGKHIVAFCNAADTKSRDNLTLRISYDDGFTWKKSIVIDSTGKRDNAAYSDIVRISKKKIGVFYEKDNYAKIIFTVVKWN